One region of Vitis vinifera cultivar Pinot Noir 40024 chromosome 1, ASM3070453v1 genomic DNA includes:
- the LOC100241580 gene encoding disease resistance protein RPV1 isoform X1 translates to MSYDVVVSTPTSSTTAFRHRWDVFLSFRGEDTRHNFTDHLYTQLDRNGIRAFRDNEGLNRGDDINSGLLDAIEDSAAFIAIISPNYASSRWCLEELAKVCECRRLILPVFYQVDPSDVRRQKGRFHEDFGKLEARFGEDKVLRWRKAMEKAGGIAGWVFNGDGRSSDEEPNLIQTLVKRVLAELNNTPLSVAAYTVGLDSRIEELLNLLDLKSNCTRVLGFHGMGGVGKTTLAKALYNKLVAHFECRSFISNVKETLAQQDEDSLLSLHNKLINDLSMSEASPVSEVNAGLVAIRRIMHEKRVLLVMDDVDDASQLEVVIGRRKWRQFFYGGSRIIITTRDRGVLRDLHENELFEVQGLNFSESLQLFSYHALRREKPTEDFWNLSNEIVSLTGGLPLALEVFGSFLYDKRIIKEWEDALQKLKQIRPSNLQDVLKISFDGLDEQEKDIFLDIACFFVKMRLKREDAIDILKGCGFRADITIKVLTEKSLIKTYEDGILWMHDQLRDMGKQIVQHENPSDPGSRSRLWDHNEVMSVLQDQTGTRSIQGIVPEFKKKDASPESSSQNSLQTKHKFTRAILPLKKTIKERFHPKADKERVMLLCTKSFQPMVTLRLLQINHVQLGGNFKNIPSELKWLQWKGCPLKTLPSTFCPRKLTVLDLSESKIERVWGCHNKKVAENLMVMNLSGCNSLTDLPDVSGHQTLEKLILERCLSLVTIHKSVGDLRTLLHLNLMGCSNLLEFPSDVSGLRHLEIFNLSGCTKLKELPEDMSSMTSLRELLVDKTAIVNLPDSIFRLKKLEKFSLDSCSSLKQLPDCIGRLSSLRELSLNGSGLEELPDSIGSLTNLERLSLMRCRLLSAIPDSVGRLRSLIELFICNSSIKELPASIGSLSQLRYLSLSHCRSLIKLPDSIEGLVSLARFQLDGTLLTGVPDQVGSLNMLETLEMRNCEIFSSFPEINNMSSLTTLILDNSLITELPESIGKLERLNMLMLNNCKQLQRLPASIRKLKNLCSLLMTRTAVTELPENFGMLSNLRTLKMAKHPDPEATGEHTELTNLILQENPKPVVLLMSFSNLFMLKELDARAWKISGSISDFEKLSSLEDLNLGHNNFCSLPSSLQGLSVLKNLFLPHCKEINSLPPLPSSLIKLNVSNCCALQSVSDLSNLKSLEDLNLTNCKKIMDIPGLQCLKSLKRFYASGCNACLPALKSRITKVALKHLYNLSVPGSEIPNWFVQEIPCFSSHRNLKVTGVVIGVVVCVSVNPQMHNAYSDKVPVIVDVQAKLFRRNEDKPVHSTTLKLEGVADTNEDQLYLCRFLDFKSLVLMLKDGDKIQVAVRDKPRYNGLVLKKYGIHLIFENDDDEDEDEEGLDESQQSISERLVKFLKNM, encoded by the exons ATGTCGTACGACGTCGTTGTATCAACGCCGACGTCTTCAACTACGGCATTCAGACACCGGTGGGACGTGTTCCTGAGTTTTAGGGGCGAGGACACTCGCCACAACTTCACCGACCATCTCTACACCCAGCTCGACAGAAATGGCATCCGAGCCTTTCGTGACAACGAAGGCTTGAACCGAGGCGACGATATCAATTCCGGTCTACTCGACGCCATTGAGGACTCGGCCGCTTTCATCGCTATTATCTCACCCAATTACGCTTCCTCTCGCTGGTGCCTGGAGGAACTTGCCAAGGTCTGCGAATGCCGCCGACTCATCCTTCCCGTTTTCTACCAAGTGGACCCTTCGGACGTCCGGCGACAGAAAGGACGTTTCCACGAAGATTTTGGAAAGCTGGAGgcaagatttggagaagacaaGGTTTTGAGATGGAGAAAGGCTATGGAAAAGGCCGGCGGAATCGCTGGCTGGGTTTTCAATGG TGATGGCAGGTCCAGTGATGAAGAACCAAATTTGATCCAGACTTTAGTCAAAAGGGTTTTGGCTGAATTGAACAACACTCCATTGAGTGTGGCTGCATATACTGTTGGACTTGATTCTCGTATAGAAGAATTGTTGAATTTGTTAGACCTTAAATCCAACTGCACCAGAGTTTTGGGATTTCATGGAATGGGTGGGGTTGGGAAAACAACTCTTGCCAAGGCTCTTTATAATAAACTTGTTGCTCACTTTGAATGTCGCAGTTTCATTTCAAATGTTAAAGAAACTTTGGCTCAACAAGATGAAGATAGTTTACTCTCTCTCCATAACAAACTTATCAATGATCTTTCCATGAGTGAGGCTTCACCAGTCAGTGAGGTTAATGCTGGTCTTGTTGCAATCAGAAGGATAATGCATGAGAAGCGAGTTCTTCTTGTTATGGATGATGTTGATGATGCAAGTCAACTAGAGGTAGTAATTGGCAGAAGAAAATGGAGACAATTCTTTTATGGAGGAAGTCGAATTATTATCACCACAAGAGATAGAGGAGTCCTACGTGACCTTCATGAGAATGAGCTCTTTGAGGTGCAAGGTTTGAATTTCTCTGAGTCCCTACAACTTTTTAGTTATCATGCATTAAGGAGAGAGAAACCAACAGAGGACTTTTGGAATCTGTCAAATGAAATTGTGTCTCTTACGGGAGGACTACCTTTGGCATTGGAAGTTTTTGGCTCCTTTCTGTATGATAAAAGGATAATAAAGGAATGGGAAGATGCTTTGCAAAAATTAAAACAGATACGCCCAAGTAATCTTCAGGATGTGTTAAAGATAAGTTTTGATGGGCTAGATGAACAGGAGAAGGATATATTCCTTGACATTGcatgtttttttgttaaaatgcgATTGAAAAGAGAAGATGCAATCGACATATTGAAGGGCTGTGGTTTCAGGGCGGATATAACAATCAAGGTCCTTACAGAAAAATCTCTCATTAAGACATATGAGGATGGTATTCTGTGGATGCATGATCAGCTTAGGGACATGGGAAAACAGATTGTTCAACATGAAAACCCTTCAGATCCTGGAAGCCGTAGTAGACTGTGGGACCACAATGAAGTTATGAGTGTTTTGCAGGATCAGACG GGAACAAGAAGCATTCAAGGTATTGTCCCAGAATTTAAGAAGAAGGATGCTAGTCCTGAAAGTTCTTCTCAGAATAGCCttcaaacaaaacacaaattcACCAGGGCAATTTTGCCCCTGAAGAAAACAATCAAGGAACGTTTTCACCCCAAAGCAGACAAAGAGAGGGTAATGTTACTCTGCACAAAATCATTTCAACCCATGGTTACTCTAAGACTGCTTCAAATTAATCATGTTCAATTGGGAGGGAATTTCAAAAATATACCCTCTGAGCTGAAGTGGCTACAATGGAAGGGATGTCCTTTGAAAACTCTTCCTTCTACTTTCTGTCCTCGGAAACTTACTGTCCTTGATCTTTCAGAAAGTAAGATTGAACGAGTGTGGGGCTGCCACAATAAAAAG GTGGCTGAGAACTTGATGGTTATGAATCTCAGTGGATGCAATAGTCTGACTGATCTTCCTGATGTATCTGGTCATCAGACATTGGAAAAGTTGATTCTTGAGCGTTGTTTATCTCTGGTTACAATTCATAAATCAGTTGGAGACCTTAGGACATTGCTCCACTTGAATCTGATGGGCTGCTCGAACCTCCTGGAATTTCCAAGTGACGTTTCTGGATTGAGACATCTTGAGATCTTTAACCTCTCAGGTTGCACAAAACTGAAAGAATTACCAGAGGACATGAGCAGTATGACATCTTTGAGAGAGCTTCTTGTTGATAAAACAGCAATAGTGAATCTACCTGATTCAATCTTCCGTCTCAAGAAACTCGAAAAATTCAGTTTAGATTCTTGCTCATCATTGAAGCAACTACCTGATTGCATAGGGAGGCTAAGTTCCCTGAGAGAGCTTTCTCTTAATGGTTCTGGTTTAGAAGAACTACCTGATTCTATTGGCTCTCTGACAAACCTTGAGAGACTAAGTTTAATGAGGTGTAGATTGCTCTCTGCAATTCCTGATTCTGTTGGCAGGCTCAGATCATTAATAGaactttttatttgtaataGTTCTATCAAAGAACTTCCAGCTTCAATTGGTTCACTATCCCAGTTGAGATACCTTTCATTAAGTCATTGTCGATCTCTGATCAAGTTGCCTGATTCCATTGAAGGGTTAGTGTCTTTGGCAAGGTTTCAGCTAGATGGGACGTTACTCACTGGAGTACCAGACCAGGTTGGCTCCTTGAACATGCTAGAGACACTTGAGATGCGGAATTGCGAAATTTTCAGTTCTTTTCCTGAGATCAATAATATGTCGAGTTTAACTACTTTGATCCTGGATAATTCTCTAATAACGGAGTTGCCGGAGTCTATAGGAAAGTTGGAAAGACTTAACATGTTAATGCTGAACAACTGCAAGCAGCTTCAGAGACTACCAGCttcaattagaaaattaaaaaatttgtgcTCCTTGCTAATGACAAGAACTGCTGTGACAGAATTGCCTGAAAATTTTGGGATGCTCTCAAACTTAAGAACATTAAAGATGGCTAAACATCCAGATCCTGAAGCCACTGGAGAACATACGGAGCTGACAAATCTAATACTACAAGAGAACCCTAAGCCTGTTGTTCTTCTAATGTCTTTCTCAAATCTTTTCATGCTAAAAGAACTGGATGCTCGTGCTTGGAAAATATCTGGCAGTATTTCTGATTTTGAGAAGTTGTCTTCATTAGAAGATTTAAATCTTGGTCATAATAATTTTTGCAGCCTCCCATCTAGTTTGCAGGGCCTTTCAGTTCTCAAAAATCTGTTTTTACCCCACTGTAAGGAGATCAATTCTCTCCCTCCACTTCCCTCAAGTTTGATTAAGTTGAATGTTTCAAATTGTTGTGCATTGCAAAGTGTGTCGGACCTGTCAAATTTGAAGAGTTTAGAGGACCTGAACCTCACAAACTGCAAGAAAATAATGGATATTCCTGGCCTTCAATGCTTGAAGTCATTGAAAAGGTTTTATGCAAGTGGTTGCAATGCATGTCTTCCAGCGCTAAAGAGTAGGATCACTAAG GTTGCATTGAAGCATTTATACAATTTGAGCGTCCCAGGGAGTGAAATCCCAAATTGGTTTGTCCAAGAAATCCCTTGCTTTTCTAGTCACAGAAACCTTAAAGTTACAGGTGTGGTCATCGGTGTCGTGGTCTGTGTCTCTGTCAACCCTCAAATGCATAATGCTTACAGTGATAAGGTCCCAGTAATAGTGGATGTTCAAGCAAAGCTCTTCAGACGTAACGAGGACAAACCAGTACATTCTACTACACTGAAGTTAGAGGGAGTTGCTGACACAAATGAAGATCAGCTCTACTTGTGCCGTTTTCTGGACTTCAAATCACTAGTCCTTATGTTGAAAGATGGTGATAAGATACAAGTGGCTGTGCGAGACAAACCACGTTATAATGGACTTGTGCTGAAGAAGTATGGGATCCatctgatttttgaaaatgacgatgatgaagatgaagatgaagaagggTTGGATGAATCCCAACAATCGATATCAGAGAGACTAGTCAAATTTCTCAAAAACATGTGA
- the LOC100241580 gene encoding disease resistance protein RPV1 isoform X2, giving the protein MSYDVVVSTPTSSTTAFRHRWDVFLSFRGEDTRHNFTDHLYTQLDRNGIRAFRDNEGLNRGDDINSGLLDAIEDSAAFIAIISPNYASSRWCLEELAKVCECRRLILPVFYQVDPSDVRRQKGRFHEDFGKLEARFGEDKVLRWRKAMEKAGGIAGWVFNGSSDEEPNLIQTLVKRVLAELNNTPLSVAAYTVGLDSRIEELLNLLDLKSNCTRVLGFHGMGGVGKTTLAKALYNKLVAHFECRSFISNVKETLAQQDEDSLLSLHNKLINDLSMSEASPVSEVNAGLVAIRRIMHEKRVLLVMDDVDDASQLEVVIGRRKWRQFFYGGSRIIITTRDRGVLRDLHENELFEVQGLNFSESLQLFSYHALRREKPTEDFWNLSNEIVSLTGGLPLALEVFGSFLYDKRIIKEWEDALQKLKQIRPSNLQDVLKISFDGLDEQEKDIFLDIACFFVKMRLKREDAIDILKGCGFRADITIKVLTEKSLIKTYEDGILWMHDQLRDMGKQIVQHENPSDPGSRSRLWDHNEVMSVLQDQTGTRSIQGIVPEFKKKDASPESSSQNSLQTKHKFTRAILPLKKTIKERFHPKADKERVMLLCTKSFQPMVTLRLLQINHVQLGGNFKNIPSELKWLQWKGCPLKTLPSTFCPRKLTVLDLSESKIERVWGCHNKKVAENLMVMNLSGCNSLTDLPDVSGHQTLEKLILERCLSLVTIHKSVGDLRTLLHLNLMGCSNLLEFPSDVSGLRHLEIFNLSGCTKLKELPEDMSSMTSLRELLVDKTAIVNLPDSIFRLKKLEKFSLDSCSSLKQLPDCIGRLSSLRELSLNGSGLEELPDSIGSLTNLERLSLMRCRLLSAIPDSVGRLRSLIELFICNSSIKELPASIGSLSQLRYLSLSHCRSLIKLPDSIEGLVSLARFQLDGTLLTGVPDQVGSLNMLETLEMRNCEIFSSFPEINNMSSLTTLILDNSLITELPESIGKLERLNMLMLNNCKQLQRLPASIRKLKNLCSLLMTRTAVTELPENFGMLSNLRTLKMAKHPDPEATGEHTELTNLILQENPKPVVLLMSFSNLFMLKELDARAWKISGSISDFEKLSSLEDLNLGHNNFCSLPSSLQGLSVLKNLFLPHCKEINSLPPLPSSLIKLNVSNCCALQSVSDLSNLKSLEDLNLTNCKKIMDIPGLQCLKSLKRFYASGCNACLPALKSRITKVALKHLYNLSVPGSEIPNWFVQEIPCFSSHRNLKVTGVVIGVVVCVSVNPQMHNAYSDKVPVIVDVQAKLFRRNEDKPVHSTTLKLEGVADTNEDQLYLCRFLDFKSLVLMLKDGDKIQVAVRDKPRYNGLVLKKYGIHLIFENDDDEDEDEEGLDESQQSISERLVKFLKNM; this is encoded by the exons ATGTCGTACGACGTCGTTGTATCAACGCCGACGTCTTCAACTACGGCATTCAGACACCGGTGGGACGTGTTCCTGAGTTTTAGGGGCGAGGACACTCGCCACAACTTCACCGACCATCTCTACACCCAGCTCGACAGAAATGGCATCCGAGCCTTTCGTGACAACGAAGGCTTGAACCGAGGCGACGATATCAATTCCGGTCTACTCGACGCCATTGAGGACTCGGCCGCTTTCATCGCTATTATCTCACCCAATTACGCTTCCTCTCGCTGGTGCCTGGAGGAACTTGCCAAGGTCTGCGAATGCCGCCGACTCATCCTTCCCGTTTTCTACCAAGTGGACCCTTCGGACGTCCGGCGACAGAAAGGACGTTTCCACGAAGATTTTGGAAAGCTGGAGgcaagatttggagaagacaaGGTTTTGAGATGGAGAAAGGCTATGGAAAAGGCCGGCGGAATCGCTGGCTGGGTTTTCAATGG GTCCAGTGATGAAGAACCAAATTTGATCCAGACTTTAGTCAAAAGGGTTTTGGCTGAATTGAACAACACTCCATTGAGTGTGGCTGCATATACTGTTGGACTTGATTCTCGTATAGAAGAATTGTTGAATTTGTTAGACCTTAAATCCAACTGCACCAGAGTTTTGGGATTTCATGGAATGGGTGGGGTTGGGAAAACAACTCTTGCCAAGGCTCTTTATAATAAACTTGTTGCTCACTTTGAATGTCGCAGTTTCATTTCAAATGTTAAAGAAACTTTGGCTCAACAAGATGAAGATAGTTTACTCTCTCTCCATAACAAACTTATCAATGATCTTTCCATGAGTGAGGCTTCACCAGTCAGTGAGGTTAATGCTGGTCTTGTTGCAATCAGAAGGATAATGCATGAGAAGCGAGTTCTTCTTGTTATGGATGATGTTGATGATGCAAGTCAACTAGAGGTAGTAATTGGCAGAAGAAAATGGAGACAATTCTTTTATGGAGGAAGTCGAATTATTATCACCACAAGAGATAGAGGAGTCCTACGTGACCTTCATGAGAATGAGCTCTTTGAGGTGCAAGGTTTGAATTTCTCTGAGTCCCTACAACTTTTTAGTTATCATGCATTAAGGAGAGAGAAACCAACAGAGGACTTTTGGAATCTGTCAAATGAAATTGTGTCTCTTACGGGAGGACTACCTTTGGCATTGGAAGTTTTTGGCTCCTTTCTGTATGATAAAAGGATAATAAAGGAATGGGAAGATGCTTTGCAAAAATTAAAACAGATACGCCCAAGTAATCTTCAGGATGTGTTAAAGATAAGTTTTGATGGGCTAGATGAACAGGAGAAGGATATATTCCTTGACATTGcatgtttttttgttaaaatgcgATTGAAAAGAGAAGATGCAATCGACATATTGAAGGGCTGTGGTTTCAGGGCGGATATAACAATCAAGGTCCTTACAGAAAAATCTCTCATTAAGACATATGAGGATGGTATTCTGTGGATGCATGATCAGCTTAGGGACATGGGAAAACAGATTGTTCAACATGAAAACCCTTCAGATCCTGGAAGCCGTAGTAGACTGTGGGACCACAATGAAGTTATGAGTGTTTTGCAGGATCAGACG GGAACAAGAAGCATTCAAGGTATTGTCCCAGAATTTAAGAAGAAGGATGCTAGTCCTGAAAGTTCTTCTCAGAATAGCCttcaaacaaaacacaaattcACCAGGGCAATTTTGCCCCTGAAGAAAACAATCAAGGAACGTTTTCACCCCAAAGCAGACAAAGAGAGGGTAATGTTACTCTGCACAAAATCATTTCAACCCATGGTTACTCTAAGACTGCTTCAAATTAATCATGTTCAATTGGGAGGGAATTTCAAAAATATACCCTCTGAGCTGAAGTGGCTACAATGGAAGGGATGTCCTTTGAAAACTCTTCCTTCTACTTTCTGTCCTCGGAAACTTACTGTCCTTGATCTTTCAGAAAGTAAGATTGAACGAGTGTGGGGCTGCCACAATAAAAAG GTGGCTGAGAACTTGATGGTTATGAATCTCAGTGGATGCAATAGTCTGACTGATCTTCCTGATGTATCTGGTCATCAGACATTGGAAAAGTTGATTCTTGAGCGTTGTTTATCTCTGGTTACAATTCATAAATCAGTTGGAGACCTTAGGACATTGCTCCACTTGAATCTGATGGGCTGCTCGAACCTCCTGGAATTTCCAAGTGACGTTTCTGGATTGAGACATCTTGAGATCTTTAACCTCTCAGGTTGCACAAAACTGAAAGAATTACCAGAGGACATGAGCAGTATGACATCTTTGAGAGAGCTTCTTGTTGATAAAACAGCAATAGTGAATCTACCTGATTCAATCTTCCGTCTCAAGAAACTCGAAAAATTCAGTTTAGATTCTTGCTCATCATTGAAGCAACTACCTGATTGCATAGGGAGGCTAAGTTCCCTGAGAGAGCTTTCTCTTAATGGTTCTGGTTTAGAAGAACTACCTGATTCTATTGGCTCTCTGACAAACCTTGAGAGACTAAGTTTAATGAGGTGTAGATTGCTCTCTGCAATTCCTGATTCTGTTGGCAGGCTCAGATCATTAATAGaactttttatttgtaataGTTCTATCAAAGAACTTCCAGCTTCAATTGGTTCACTATCCCAGTTGAGATACCTTTCATTAAGTCATTGTCGATCTCTGATCAAGTTGCCTGATTCCATTGAAGGGTTAGTGTCTTTGGCAAGGTTTCAGCTAGATGGGACGTTACTCACTGGAGTACCAGACCAGGTTGGCTCCTTGAACATGCTAGAGACACTTGAGATGCGGAATTGCGAAATTTTCAGTTCTTTTCCTGAGATCAATAATATGTCGAGTTTAACTACTTTGATCCTGGATAATTCTCTAATAACGGAGTTGCCGGAGTCTATAGGAAAGTTGGAAAGACTTAACATGTTAATGCTGAACAACTGCAAGCAGCTTCAGAGACTACCAGCttcaattagaaaattaaaaaatttgtgcTCCTTGCTAATGACAAGAACTGCTGTGACAGAATTGCCTGAAAATTTTGGGATGCTCTCAAACTTAAGAACATTAAAGATGGCTAAACATCCAGATCCTGAAGCCACTGGAGAACATACGGAGCTGACAAATCTAATACTACAAGAGAACCCTAAGCCTGTTGTTCTTCTAATGTCTTTCTCAAATCTTTTCATGCTAAAAGAACTGGATGCTCGTGCTTGGAAAATATCTGGCAGTATTTCTGATTTTGAGAAGTTGTCTTCATTAGAAGATTTAAATCTTGGTCATAATAATTTTTGCAGCCTCCCATCTAGTTTGCAGGGCCTTTCAGTTCTCAAAAATCTGTTTTTACCCCACTGTAAGGAGATCAATTCTCTCCCTCCACTTCCCTCAAGTTTGATTAAGTTGAATGTTTCAAATTGTTGTGCATTGCAAAGTGTGTCGGACCTGTCAAATTTGAAGAGTTTAGAGGACCTGAACCTCACAAACTGCAAGAAAATAATGGATATTCCTGGCCTTCAATGCTTGAAGTCATTGAAAAGGTTTTATGCAAGTGGTTGCAATGCATGTCTTCCAGCGCTAAAGAGTAGGATCACTAAG GTTGCATTGAAGCATTTATACAATTTGAGCGTCCCAGGGAGTGAAATCCCAAATTGGTTTGTCCAAGAAATCCCTTGCTTTTCTAGTCACAGAAACCTTAAAGTTACAGGTGTGGTCATCGGTGTCGTGGTCTGTGTCTCTGTCAACCCTCAAATGCATAATGCTTACAGTGATAAGGTCCCAGTAATAGTGGATGTTCAAGCAAAGCTCTTCAGACGTAACGAGGACAAACCAGTACATTCTACTACACTGAAGTTAGAGGGAGTTGCTGACACAAATGAAGATCAGCTCTACTTGTGCCGTTTTCTGGACTTCAAATCACTAGTCCTTATGTTGAAAGATGGTGATAAGATACAAGTGGCTGTGCGAGACAAACCACGTTATAATGGACTTGTGCTGAAGAAGTATGGGATCCatctgatttttgaaaatgacgatgatgaagatgaagatgaagaagggTTGGATGAATCCCAACAATCGATATCAGAGAGACTAGTCAAATTTCTCAAAAACATGTGA